The genomic DNA CTCAACCTGATGAAGTTCCTGGACGACGACGGCAACTTCGACATCCCCGCGTTCCGCCACGCGGTGGAGGTCGTGTTCACCGCCCAGGAGATCGTGGTCGGGAACTCCGATTACCCGACCGAGAAGATCGAGCGCAACGCGCGGGCGTTCCGGCAGCTCGGCCTGGGGTACGCGAACCTCGGCGCGCTGCTGATGGCGCGGGGGCTGCCGTACGACTCCGACGCGGGACGGGCCTGGGCGGGCGCGATCACGGCGCTCATGACCGGGCACGCCTACGCGACCAGCGCTCGCATCGCCGAGCACACCGGGCCGTTCGCGGGCTACGCCCCGAACCGCGACGCGATGCTGCGGGTCATGCGCAAGCACCGCGCCGCGGCGGACGACATCGACCCGGAGCTCGTTCCGGAGGGCGTCCTGACCGCGGCCAAGAGCGCGTGGGACGAGGCCGTGGCCCTCGGCGAGCAGCACGGATACCGCAACGCCCAGGCCAGCGTGCTGGCTCCCACCGGCACGATCGGGCTGATGATGGACTGCGACACCACCGGCATCGAGCCGGACCTGGCCCTGGTCAAGACCAAGAAGCTGGTCGGCGGCGGGACCATGCGCATCGTGAACCAGACGGTGCCTCGGGCCCTGGGGCGGCTCGGCTACACCGACGAGCAGGGCAAGGACATCGTGGAGTACATCTCCGAGCACAACTCGGTGGCGGGCGCGCCGCACCTGCGCGAGGAGCACTACCCGGTGTTCGACACGTCGATGGGGGCCCAGGCCATCCACTACATGGGACACGTCCGGATGATGGCCGCGGTGCAGCCGTTCATCTCCGGTGCCATCTCCAAGACCGTGAACATGCCGGAAGAGGCCACGGTCGAGGAGGTCGAGCAGCTGTTCGTGGAGGGCTGGAAGTTCGGGCTGAAGGCGGTGGCGATCTACCGGAACAACTGCAAGGTGGGGCAGCCGCTGTCGGCGGAAAGGAAGGTCCCGGCGGTCGAGCAGGCCCCGGCCACCATCCCGTGGTCCCAGAAGAAGCGCCTCCCGGCGGCCCGGCCGGCCCAGACCTTCTCGTTCCAGGTGGGTGACGCGGAGGGCTACATCACGGCCGGCCTGTACCCGGACGACGGCATCGGCGAGATCTTCCTGAAGGTGTCCAAGCAGGGCTCGACGCTGTCCGGCCTGATGGACGCGTTCTCGATCGCGGTCTCGGTGGGCCTCCAGTACGGGGTGCCGCTCGAGGACTTCGTGTCCAAGTTCATCAACACCCGGTTCGAGCCGAGCGGGATCACGAACGACAAGGACATCCGGTTCGCCAGCTCGCTGATGGATTACATCTTCCGGCGGCTGGCCCTCGAGTACCTGCCCCCGGAGAAGCGTGAGGCGCTCGGGATCAAGAGCATCGCCGAGCGCAAGGAGGCCGCGAATGGGGCGGCGTACGGGCCGGCGGAGCCGAGCGAGCCCGCCATCCCGAGTGAGCCCATCGCACCGAGCGAGTCCGTCGCACCGAGCCCCCAGCCCGTCGAGCTGTCCGCGAAGCAGCCCACCCAGTACCGGGTGGTGGACGCGCCGCTGTGCTACTCCTGCGGCTCGAAGATGCAGCCCGCGGGGTCGTGCTATGTGTGCGGCAGCTGCGGCTCCACCAGCGGCTGCTCGTAGCGTAGGGAGCCGGAAGGAACTCCGAGGGCCGGGGCTCGTCCCCGGCCTTCGCCTATGCTCCGGGGTCATGGAGTTCGTGGCCCTTCATCATGTCCAGGTGGCCATGCCCGCAGGCGAAGAGGCCCGGGCGGAGGCCTTCTACTCGGGCGTCCTGGGCCTGGAACGGGTGGAGAAGCCGGACGTGCTGGCCGATCGGGGCGGATGCTGGTTCCGACAGGGATCGGTGGAGCTGCACCTCGGCGTGGAGGACCCGTTCCGGCCGGCCCGAAAGGCCCACCCGGCCCTGCTGGTGGACGGCCTCGACACGGTCCGGGAGCGGCTGACAACTGCCGGTGCCGAGATCGTCGACGCACCCGGCTTCGGCGGCTTCCGGCGGTTCCACACGTTCGATCCGTTCGGGAATCGGCTCGAGCTGATGGAGCGGAAGGCGTGACCCGGGACGCCCCGCTACCGGTTCGCCGGCTCGATCCCGCGGCGGTGCTGCCGTCGTACGCGCACCACGGAGACGCCGGGCTGGACCTGGCCTCTGCGGTGGACGTCGAGGTGGGGCCGGGGGAGCGGGCCATGGTGCCCACCGGGCTCGCGGTGGCCATCCCCGAAGGGCACGCCGGGCTGGTCCTGCCGAGGTCCGGGCTGGCCTCGCGGCAGGGCCTGACCCTGGCCAACGCGCCCGGCCTCATCGACGCCGGCTACCGGGGCGAGGTCACCTGTGCCGTGGTGAACCTGGACCGCGAGCAGGCCGTGCAGATCCGCCGCGGCGACCGCATCGCCCAACTGGTGGTGGTGGCGGTCCCGTTCGTGGCCCCGGAGTGGGTGGAGGAGCTGCCGGCCTCCGAGCGTGGAGAGGGCGGGTTCGGCTCGTCCGGGAGCTGAAGCTCGCGGGGAGTGCCGGACCATGGGCCTAGGCCCAAGGCTGGTTGATGGCCCCGGGGGGCAGGGCCTACACTCGGACCACACGCGGACGTGGCTCAGTTGGTAGAGCACCACCTTGCCAAGGTGGGGGTCGCGGGTTCGAATCCCGTCGTCCGCTCCAGGCAAAAGCCCGCGGGCGATGGAAGATCAGGCCGGCGGGTGTGGGTGGATCCAGTCCCTGTCCGTTCGAGACACCGCTGCTGCGGTCGCTGCGGCCAGGCACAGCATGGCCAACGCCACGGCGATGCCGAGCACTCGACTCACTCGCAGGACGAGGAGGGCACCCGCCACGCCGCCCACGAACATGGCGAGCACCGAAAGCAGCCGCCGACCGGCCTTGGACCCGGCTCCGCCGGCCAGCCTCCCGTCGGCGACGATGCCGGTGATCGTGAGGGTCAATACGGTCGTGGTGAGGTCGGGAACCGCGAGCTTGCGAGCCACGGCGTTCTGCATGCCCATGGCCAGGCCGAGAAGGACGATGAGGACGTAGCGGGTCCCAGATGACCCGGGGTTGCTGGCGGTCACGGCGATTGCCACCGAGCCGGCTACCAGGAAGGCTTCAACAGTGCTCGCCATGCTGAGCAGGTGTCCTCGATGAGCCTGGTGATACATGCCCAGCCGCCCCCCGGCGAGCGCGCCGAGGCCGAATGCTCCGAGCGCGGACAGCGAAGCCGGGATGGAGAAGCCTCCCGCGCCGGCAAGCGCGAACCCCAGAAAGACGACGTTCCCCGTCATGTTGGCCACGAACACGTGCCCGAGCACGAGGTAGCTGAATGCGTCGACCAGGCCCGTCACCACCGTGAGACCCAGCAGGAGGGGCGAAAGAGGACCGTGGGGGTCCTCGGCCGGCGGCACGATCGTCCGCCAAACGTCCTCGAGTGGCCGTCTCATGGTCACGACGCAGGAGGCACACCCGGCGGGGTCCCCGCGGTGGAGGCGACCCGTTCGGCCGCCCGCGCGCATTCGGCCTCACGGTGAAGGGAATGGTCGGACGCGAACTTCTCGGCGACGCGAACGACCTCCTCTCCGAGGGTGTTGAGCTGGAGCCCGACTGCCTGGTCCCGGATCCGGCCATCCGCGTCGAAGACGCGTGCCGCCGCCGCGACCGGGACGACGTACGGCACGGCCCACCCCCGGAGCGCTCGGACCGCGAACTCCATCGTGTTGATGGCCTGAAGCCCCTGCATGCCGCCCGCGGCGCTGATCAACCCGATCACCTTGTCGTGGAGGAATGGCGAATCCCGATCGCGCAGCAGGTGCAGCCAGTCGAGGGCGTTCTTGAGCGCGCCCGAGATCGTCCCCTGATACATCGGACTGCTCCAGAGCATCCCGTCCGCGGCATGGCACGACTCGATCAGCCTCGCGGTGGCCTCGGCCGGCCGGTCGTCATCCGGGTTGTACATCGGCAGGTCGAGCTCTCGGATGTCGAGAAGCTCCGTCTCGGCGCCGGCCCTCGCGGCTCCCTCCAGCGCTGAGACCAAGGCCGCCCGGCTCCTCGAGACCTTCGCCATCGAGCCCCCGAGGCCGACGATGATCAGCTTGCTCTTCATCGCTCGCCGATCGTAGCCCCAGCAACGCATGAGGACTGTGGCGTGTTCGTGACAGCGGTTCGGGCACATCCGTAGACTGGGGTGCTCGTGGGGGCCGGGGCGCCCGGCCTCGACTCCGGGCGGGGTGGCCGAGTGGTTAGGCAGGGGTCTGCAAAACCCCGCACAGCGGTTCAATTCCGCTCCCCGCCTCGAACCAGGAGAACCGGACCGGTCCGGGCTCTCTACAATGGCTGAAGCTCGGGCGGTTAGCTCAGGGGGAGAGCGCTTCCCTGACACGGAAGAGGTCGGAGGTTCAAATCCTCCACCGCCCACCGAAATCGACTGTAGACGAGCTCGTCTGCGAAGCGTCCTTGACTCGGTGTCGGGTGGGCGGGCAGAGTACGCGGCATGTCCATGCCCACGGAACCCATCGGGAGCATCCCTCGCCCGCCCGAGCTGATCGACGCGATGGGCGGATTCGCCGAGGGTCGGGTCTCGCAGGATGAGCTCGAGGCCCTCCGGCGCCAGGCGGTGGCCGACACCATCCGGCGGTTCGAGGAGACCGGCTCGCCGGTGATCACCGACGGCGAGCAGACCAAGCCCAGCTTCGCCACCTACCCCGTCGACGGGCTGGAGAACCTGGCTCCGGACGGGGTGGTCATCCCGTTCGCCGATGGCCACACCCGGCAGCTCCCTCGGCTGACCTCGGGCCCGTTCCGGTATCGCACCCGCGCGGAAACGTACCTGGAGGAGGCGAAGCGGCACGCGAGCCGGCCGGTGAAGCAGGCCGTGATCTCGGCCTCGGCGATCAGCCTGATGTACCCGCCGGACGGGATCGACGGTTATCCGCAGGCTGCGTTCCTGGACGACCTGGTGAACGAGGCCGAGGCCGACATACGTACCTGCCTGGATGGCGGCGCCCACGATGTCCAGATCGACTTCACGGAGGGCAGGCTGTCGGTGAAGCTGGACCCCTCCAAGGGGTTGCTGCGGTCGTTCGTCGACGTCAACAACCGCGTGCTGGACCGGTTCTCGGACCAGGAGCGGGCGCGGATCGGCGTCCACACATGTCCGGGCGGGGACCAGGACTCCACGCACAGCGCGGACGTGGACTACGCGGAGCTGCTCCCTGCCCTGTTCGACATGAGCGTGGGGAACTTCTACGTCCAGATGGCCAGCGAGGCGGACCGGCCCAGGGTCCTCGAGATCATCCGCCACCACCTCGGCGCCGGCCGGCGGGTGTTCATCGGGGTTATCGACCCCATCGACCCCCGGGTGGAGACGGCCGAGGAGGTCCGGGACCGGGTCCTGGAGGCCGCCAAGTTCATCCCGCTCGACCAGCTGGGCACGTGCGACGACTGCGGCTTCTCGCCGTTCGGCGACGACGTCTCCACCGCCCGGGACACCGCGTTCGCGAAGATCCGGGCGAGGGTCGAGGGGACCGAGATGGCTTCCTCCGAGCTCGGGGCCTGAGGCCGGTCGGTTCCGGCCGTCCCGGAAACGAGACCGCGCTCAGCCCGCGATCGGCTGCCAGGCCGGGAAGCCGTCCACGAAGTCGTCGTGGGTGATACGGCGCACGTCCGCCCCGTCGTCCCTCATCGTGTAGATCTCGAACGACGGCTGGTCCCGGTTGCTCATGAACCCGATCCGGTCGCCCGCGGGCGACCAGGCCGGTCCCTCGTCATTGACCGCGTTGTCCGTGAGCTCCTTCAGGCCGGTCCCGTCGGCGTCGATCACGAAGATCTCGTTGTCGCCGTCCCGGTTGCTGACGAACGCGATCGTCTTTCCGTCGGGGTCCCAGCTGGGCGAGGAGTCGAGCGCCGGGCTGAACGTTAGCCGCTTCAGACCCGTGCCGTTCGGCTGCATGACGTACAGGTCGCCGTTCCCGGTTCGCATGCTGACGAACACGATCCGGCCCCTGGGAAACCGCCCCGTGTTGACGCTCCAGTCGGGCTGGAAGTCGGCCTTCTGCCTGAAGGTGATCCTGGTGCGGTCCGAACCGTCTTCGGCGTTGATCGTGTAGGGGTCCCCGTGGCCCGTCGAGAACAGGATGCGGTGGCCGTTCAGGGGGACTTCCGCGTCGGGCGACCACACCGGGTCCACCTCGCTGACGTGCGGGGTGGTTGGTGAGCCGCGTCAGCTCGGCGCCGCTTCGGGCCTCCGCCGGGCTCGAGGTGAGGCGCTTCTTGTCCGAGCCGCCTGGCTTGATGCTCCAGATGTCCGAACTCGTCCCGGCCGGTCTCGAACGCGAGGCGGCCGTCCCCGCCGGGAAAGCTCGCCCATGCAGGCCGGGCGATCCCGATCTGGATCAGGGCCGTCGCGGCCACGCAGACGGCTGCGGAACGGAGGACGCGCACCGGTACTCCTCCTCGGGATCTGGGCCACACCGACGCTGACACCGGCCACCGGCCACCGGCCGCGTCAAGACCGGCGCGCTCCCGGTGCGAGCCCGCGCCTCCTAGCCCTTGGTGGTCTGAAGGACGAGCGTCTGGTCCTGGCCGGCGCCCGGGGGTCGGGCCGAGCCCCCGACGGCCCACACGGTCTTGCTCGACAACGCGGCCACGCCGAACAGCGCGTTCCTGTACAGCGACGGGTTCGGACTGACCACGGTCTTCCACAGCGACCCGTTCCACTGCTCGGTGAGGGTCTTCCCGTTCGTGGAGAACCCGGC from Actinomycetota bacterium includes the following:
- a CDS encoding VOC family protein, producing MEFVALHHVQVAMPAGEEARAEAFYSGVLGLERVEKPDVLADRGGCWFRQGSVELHLGVEDPFRPARKAHPALLVDGLDTVRERLTTAGAEIVDAPGFGGFRRFHTFDPFGNRLELMERKA
- a CDS encoding DUF1275 domain-containing protein, translated to MRRPLEDVWRTIVPPAEDPHGPLSPLLLGLTVVTGLVDAFSYLVLGHVFVANMTGNVVFLGFALAGAGGFSIPASLSALGAFGLGALAGGRLGMYHQAHRGHLLSMASTVEAFLVAGSVAIAVTASNPGSSGTRYVLIVLLGLAMGMQNAVARKLAVPDLTTTVLTLTITGIVADGRLAGGAGSKAGRRLLSVLAMFVGGVAGALLVLRVSRVLGIAVALAMLCLAAATAAAVSRTDRDWIHPHPPA
- a CDS encoding cobalamin-independent methionine synthase II family protein translates to MSMPTEPIGSIPRPPELIDAMGGFAEGRVSQDELEALRRQAVADTIRRFEETGSPVITDGEQTKPSFATYPVDGLENLAPDGVVIPFADGHTRQLPRLTSGPFRYRTRAETYLEEAKRHASRPVKQAVISASAISLMYPPDGIDGYPQAAFLDDLVNEAEADIRTCLDGGAHDVQIDFTEGRLSVKLDPSKGLLRSFVDVNNRVLDRFSDQERARIGVHTCPGGDQDSTHSADVDYAELLPALFDMSVGNFYVQMASEADRPRVLEIIRHHLGAGRRVFIGVIDPIDPRVETAEEVRDRVLEAAKFIPLDQLGTCDDCGFSPFGDDVSTARDTAFAKIRARVEGTEMASSELGA
- the dut gene encoding dUTP diphosphatase, with amino-acid sequence MTRDAPLPVRRLDPAAVLPSYAHHGDAGLDLASAVDVEVGPGERAMVPTGLAVAIPEGHAGLVLPRSGLASRQGLTLANAPGLIDAGYRGEVTCAVVNLDREQAVQIRRGDRIAQLVVVAVPFVAPEWVEELPASERGEGGFGSSGS
- a CDS encoding vitamin B12-dependent ribonucleotide reductase, yielding MATREREVRPETRGLTFKRYFTSDAVHPFDQVEWEVRDAVIPNYKEGGNAFEQREVEFPKGWSQNATNIVAQKYFRGPLGTPQRESSVRQLVSRVVDTITGWGTKDGYFSTDQDAKVFSDELSHLMVTQKAAFNSPVWFNVGVPDTPQQCSACFILAVDDTMSSILNWYVEEGTIFKGGSGSGINLSRLRSSKESLAGGGTASGPVSFMRGADASAGTIKSGGKTRRAAKMVVLNVDHPDVRDFIWCKAVEERKARALEAAGFDMDLDGKDAYSIQYQNANNSVRVTDEFMQAYQDDRDWKLKAVITGEAVETVRARGLMKDVAQAAWECADPGMQYDTTINEWHTCPATGRINASNPCSEYMHLDNSACNLASLNLMKFLDDDGNFDIPAFRHAVEVVFTAQEIVVGNSDYPTEKIERNARAFRQLGLGYANLGALLMARGLPYDSDAGRAWAGAITALMTGHAYATSARIAEHTGPFAGYAPNRDAMLRVMRKHRAAADDIDPELVPEGVLTAAKSAWDEAVALGEQHGYRNAQASVLAPTGTIGLMMDCDTTGIEPDLALVKTKKLVGGGTMRIVNQTVPRALGRLGYTDEQGKDIVEYISEHNSVAGAPHLREEHYPVFDTSMGAQAIHYMGHVRMMAAVQPFISGAISKTVNMPEEATVEEVEQLFVEGWKFGLKAVAIYRNNCKVGQPLSAERKVPAVEQAPATIPWSQKKRLPAARPAQTFSFQVGDAEGYITAGLYPDDGIGEIFLKVSKQGSTLSGLMDAFSIAVSVGLQYGVPLEDFVSKFINTRFEPSGITNDKDIRFASSLMDYIFRRLALEYLPPEKREALGIKSIAERKEAANGAAYGPAEPSEPAIPSEPIAPSESVAPSPQPVELSAKQPTQYRVVDAPLCYSCGSKMQPAGSCYVCGSCGSTSGCS
- a CDS encoding NAD(P)H-dependent oxidoreductase, yielding MKSKLIIVGLGGSMAKVSRSRAALVSALEGAARAGAETELLDIRELDLPMYNPDDDRPAEATARLIESCHAADGMLWSSPMYQGTISGALKNALDWLHLLRDRDSPFLHDKVIGLISAAGGMQGLQAINTMEFAVRALRGWAVPYVVPVAAAARVFDADGRIRDQAVGLQLNTLGEEVVRVAEKFASDHSLHREAECARAAERVASTAGTPPGVPPAS